CTACAGATTCAACCTGAACCATGAATTGTCCCATTCTGTCACCACTCTCTTTAAGCGGACCGTCCCAGAGAAGCTCTTTGTCGTTCAATGCAAGGACACCTGTCATCAGTGCACCCCAGAGACCTGCAAGGAAGTGGATACCGAATGCATCGAGAGAATCATCATAACCGAACATCTTCTTCAATTTGACGACACCGAAGAATCCGATAGCTGCACCACCGATACCAACGATGAATGCACCGCCTACAGAGACGAAACCGGCTGCCGGAGTGATCGCAACAAGACCGGCAACGATACCGGATGCGATACCGAGAAGCGTCGGCTTCTTATAGACGATCCACTCGATGATCAACCATGTAAGACCGGCTGCAGCTGTCGCGATGGTCGTCGTAAGAAGGGCAACACCGGCGATGGCATTCGCACCGAATGCAGAGCCGGCATTGAATCCGTACCAACCGAACCATAGCAGTGCGGCACCTGCTGCAGTAAAGATAATGGAGAATGGTTTCATGGCGACTTTATTGAACCCTGCTCTTTTACCGACAAGAATAGCAAGAACCAGACCAGCCAGACCACCGTTCATATGTACAACAGTACCACCGGCAAAGTCAAGTGCACCTGCATCGAAAAGAAGTGCGCCGTCCCCACCCCATACCATGTGAGTGATAGGTGCATAAACAACCAGTCCCCAGAGGGCTACGATCACCATCCATGTAGAGAACTTCATACGTCCGATAACAGAACCTGAAGCGATCGCTACGGTAATGGCAGCGAATGTTCCCTGGAACGCGATAAATACGAATGTCGGGTAAGAACCGCTCAAGTCAGTCCATTTGATACCGTCGAGGAATACATTGCCGAATCCACCGATGAATTTCTGAATGCCTGCAGCTTCAGAAGTACCGAAAGCAAGTGAGTATCCTGCAACGATCCATACAACGAATGCAAGTACGAATGCACCCATGACCATTGCGTATGTGTTCAATGCGTTTTTGGTTCTTGACATACCTGCATAGAACAGTGCGAGACCTGCAGGTGTCATCAGTAGAACGAGTGCTGTGGACATCATCATCCATGCTGTATCACCCGAATCGAGTTTGTCTTCTGCAAAAGCAGCGATCGGCAACAATGCTGCCAGTAGAGCGAAAAGTTTTAACTTCATGCTATTTCCTTTGAATGTTTTTTAACAGAGGTATCATAACATGCGTCAAGTTGTTTGGGAGAAGAAGGAGTGATTAATTTTTAATCATTTTTTTGCCACCTACTGGATAAGAGGTATTTCAAGTTTTATGACATGCTCTTTGAGCAGTACGGAGATGTGGCTCTGGTTGGCAAGTGACTTGATCTCTGCATCGGCATCGTTGTAGCGTCCGTTCGCTTCGATGGAGAGTTGTACGATAGATTCTTTTTTGCCTGCAATGATCACATGTTCTCCGATCAGGAGCTTGAGATTGATACTGATGGAATCGGAGGACCTGAAAGCATCGAGTGATTTTCTAAGAAGCTTGGAAAAATTGTTCTGGTCTATTTTGAAGGAGGGAATGTCCTGGTCTGTCAGGAGCTGCAGACGGTTACTGTTCTTTGTCTTGAAAAGTGCAATATTGGCTTCGAGCAGAATATTGATATCGGTCATTATCAGTTTACCGGTTTCAAGCGGTACAGAAGGTTTGACCCTTGGTGTATTGTAAAAACGAATAGAAATGTGTTCTTCATTTTCGTAGCCTACCGTGACCGCATAAAAATTGAACGAATCATAATTGAGTGTAAGTGTGGTGGTCTTGTATCCGAAGGACTGGGGGGCATAGGCGAGGGCGATATCGTACAGTTCCTGTTTGGAGACATATCCGAAGAGGATCTCGGCGGCATTGTTCAGGTAGAGTATCTTTCCCTGATTGCTGAAAAGGATGAAAGGAGAGTTGTCCCACTCCACAAAAGGCTGAAAATCAATCGATAGCGTGTTCATGGATCTTTTTCCTGAGTGTATTTCTGTTGATACCCAGCACCTGTGAAAGCTGCAGTTGCGAACCATACTTCTTCAGACCGGCCTCGATGAGGGGTTTTTCATAGAGTTCAAGATGTTCTTTGTAGGCATTGTTCCCGCCGATATGTTCCATTATATAATGGTAGACAGCCTCTTCGATATGCTGCTTATCCATAGAGTGGATCATCAAATATTCATAAATGGCCTTTTTCATACTTTTGCTGTTGTTGCTTAGATCCATGGGGATCTTTGCAATGTCGAAGACCTTCTCATCGAGGAGAAGGTCATGCTGCGCCTTTTTTACGAAATGCTCTTTGATATAGGCAGCATCCTCAGGGCGTTCTTTCAGAGAGGGCATCGTATAGATGAAAGCGAAAAGGTTGTCTATGGTAGTGAAATTGCCTATGAAGTTGGCAGTGGCGATGATACGCTTGTTGTCAAAATCAAGCGACTCCTGGTTGTTGAGTTTCTCAAAATCTGTAATGATCAATTCCTCATGCTCTTCAAGCGCAGCTTCCACCTCTTTCTGGTTCTTCCCCGATACAAGGCGGGCCTGGGGAAAGAGATAGCGTGCCAGGCTCTTCTTCCCGATGTTGGCTTCCCCTATAATAATCGAAGAGACAAAAAGGGTCTTGGTAAGGTTGAATCCTTTGATGATATTCTGGATCTGGTCTGATTTGGTGAAAAATTGTTCCATTAGAGTACTTTTTATAATGTTTGTTTGATTAAAAAATCATCATTGTCTGATATTCACATTATATCAAATCTATGTTAAACTTATAAAAATATATTTTCTATCGGAATTTATTGTAAGGCAGAGCCATAAAGAACGCGTTCAGACACTTTTGTACATTCAATCCGCATTTGACATTGGAGCAATCCATTGAATACTTCTCAATACTGGGAGGGATGGAAGAGAGCATCGATCTTGATTTTTTTGAGGATCTTTTCTCTATGGTCAAAAGCAATTTTGTAGATCATTTTTCAACTTTCCAATCTCTGGTATCTCCCTCTTATCTGTTGGAAACACCTTACAGAGAGATACTTTCTGCCGTTGCCAGAGGGGACGGAAAGTTCTATTCCGTACTAAGAAAGGCACGTCTGAGTGAAGGTGCCGGAGAGGAGATCATCAAAGAGCTTGTCTCTTCGGGTATCCTTTATATCGAACCAACACGGGAACAGCCCCTGCGTATCCACCCAAAACACAAGCTTAAAAAAGAGCTTCGCTCCTACCGTATACAGGACAAGTTGCGTTTCTGCAAACCCTTCATGCGTTTCTGGTTCGGTTTTGTCACCTATTATAGAAAAGATCTTCTGCAGGGGAACGGTACACTGTTTCTGGAGAATTTCGAAAGCCATTACGAGCGTTTGCGATCGTTGGTCTATGAACAGTTGTGCAACGATATGCTTTGGCAGTACTACAGTGCGAGCACGACACCGCTGTTGAGCAACGGGAGTTATTGGGACCAGCACAGTGAATTCGACCTGCTGGCTGTCACGGCTGACAAGAAGTTGATACTTGGTGAATGTAAATACAAAGAGAGAAAAGTATGCAAAAATGAACTCTCCAAACTCAAAGCAAAAGCGGAGAAGTCAAGTATAGCGGCAGATATCTATGTACTCTTCTCCAAGAACGGATTTTCCAATGAGTTGCTGCAGATGCAGGATGAGAAGCTTTTGCTGTTCGATCTGAATGATCTGAAAATACTGTTGTAAGGCTGTTCTGGCCAATACAATGGCAGCCTGAACCGGTTTTTGTATTAAAATACCAAAAGAACCTAAAAGAAACCCCGTTTTATTTTTAAATAAGGTAGTTTTTGCTATAAATACATAAAAAAATAGAAAAGCCGATTAAATTTAAGGTTTAATGGGTTTTTCTAAATGAATGATTGGACCGTAACAGAAAATGAGAATACTAACAGTAGGCTTTGATGACGAATATGTCAAAGAGCTTGAAAAAGAATTGGACAAATATTTTATCTGTATTGTAGACAATGCCAAAGACCTGTACGATGCAACGAATTTTACGGATTTTAGACACTATGAACTGGTAATTATTGTAGATGAGGGTGTAAAG
The window above is part of the Sulfurovum riftiae genome. Proteins encoded here:
- a CDS encoding helix-turn-helix domain-containing protein — its product is MEQFFTKSDQIQNIIKGFNLTKTLFVSSIIIGEANIGKKSLARYLFPQARLVSGKNQKEVEAALEEHEELIITDFEKLNNQESLDFDNKRIIATANFIGNFTTIDNLFAFIYTMPSLKERPEDAAYIKEHFVKKAQHDLLLDEKVFDIAKIPMDLSNNSKSMKKAIYEYLMIHSMDKQHIEEAVYHYIMEHIGGNNAYKEHLELYEKPLIEAGLKKYGSQLQLSQVLGINRNTLRKKIHEHAID
- a CDS encoding DUF234 domain-containing protein, translated to MTLEQSIEYFSILGGMEESIDLDFFEDLFSMVKSNFVDHFSTFQSLVSPSYLLETPYREILSAVARGDGKFYSVLRKARLSEGAGEEIIKELVSSGILYIEPTREQPLRIHPKHKLKKELRSYRIQDKLRFCKPFMRFWFGFVTYYRKDLLQGNGTLFLENFESHYERLRSLVYEQLCNDMLWQYYSASTTPLLSNGSYWDQHSEFDLLAVTADKKLILGECKYKERKVCKNELSKLKAKAEKSSIAADIYVLFSKNGFSNELLQMQDEKLLLFDLNDLKILL
- a CDS encoding ammonium transporter, whose translation is MKLKLFALLAALLPIAAFAEDKLDSGDTAWMMMSTALVLLMTPAGLALFYAGMSRTKNALNTYAMVMGAFVLAFVVWIVAGYSLAFGTSEAAGIQKFIGGFGNVFLDGIKWTDLSGSYPTFVFIAFQGTFAAITVAIASGSVIGRMKFSTWMVIVALWGLVVYAPITHMVWGGDGALLFDAGALDFAGGTVVHMNGGLAGLVLAILVGKRAGFNKVAMKPFSIIFTAAGAALLWFGWYGFNAGSAFGANAIAGVALLTTTIATAAAGLTWLIIEWIVYKKPTLLGIASGIVAGLVAITPAAGFVSVGGAFIVGIGGAAIGFFGVVKLKKMFGYDDSLDAFGIHFLAGLWGALMTGVLALNDKELLWDGPLKESGDRMGQFMVQVESVVVVGLWTLIGTVVVYYVASALTGGARVDAETEEMGLDESVHGERGMNL